Part of the Hevea brasiliensis isolate MT/VB/25A 57/8 chromosome 16, ASM3005281v1, whole genome shotgun sequence genome is shown below.
tattaatacgaTAATGATTTTATGTATATTAGTTATTGTGTATTAACCATTAAAttacaatatttttaaaatttttaaatgtaaCAAATTTTAAGTTTCGACTTTAGTACTAATGCATAATTATATAAATGCCTCCAAATTGAAGGGCAAACAAAATATTTATAGGGCTAAAGCAACAAAAACAGAAGCGGAGGACAAACTTTCTCAGTAGGGAACTTAGGATTAGGTAGGCCTATCAAGATTCAATTTCGAAACGTGATTAAGACAAATCTAAATTGACTCATCGAATTTCGATTCTAAACAGTTATATTTTAAGGTTAATTGTAATTTCAGTTATGAATTAGTTTTGATTTAATTTGACTCgagttaatttaataattaaataattttaaattttttaaagaaattaattgattaaaccaAACTAAATCGTTGTACCAGACCATCAATTTTGATTCAAAGGAGAGACCAAGACCCCAGCCTTTGGCCAGTTCTAGGATTAGGAACTACTTTTAGTTATTTCTTTAGGAGTTGTAGTTAATCATCATTATTTGTAAGGCTTTGCAAAATAATGAATGCTAATTTGGCCAAATGGTGAGATTAACATGGTAATTAAGATTAATCAATGTTGTAGGCTCATAATTACCTTGAAATTAGTACTAACAATGGGACGTTTAAAGACAggttaaccttttttttttccttaaaaaaaagaCAGATTAACATGATTGCGAGCAAATGTGTCAAAAAGTTGCTTGTAAGTTTCAACTTCTCATCAAATTCCATAGCAGATTCTTAGTGGAAAAAGCAACACAATATCAAATGGAAGTCATTTCCATTCATTTATTAATCAAACCCCAAGTGGGTGTAGATTTTTACcctttttttctattatttttcaaatttctGAATGAGTATCCCCAAGTTTGATAGAGACGTTGCTGGAAAATTAATACTTGCTAGTAGCCAACATTGAACTGACCAGACATTCATCTTTGAAAATTAGTTATTGACATTGGCAAAAGTGACCAAATTGAGTGAACATCATGTTCATCTATTTATTGTGGAGTCAAGGACCTATATGTAAACAGAAACATcagataaaataataataaatttcattattCTACACATTCAAAACATGTGAATTTCATCTATGAGGGGACTCACATGAAATTCTTCTGTTTATAAATTTTCAAAGCAGTTAAGTGTCAATGCACTAAATATTGCTCttcagctaaaaaaaaaaaaaaagttgaattaTACAAGATGAAATCCAGTAAGCTATATTTGTCAAAATCTGAAATTAGTTCTCATATCTTTCAAAGTCAAAAAACAAGGTGGTAAAATATTAATAGGAAAATGCATGTATAGATTCAACGATTCCCATTAGTACACATAAATCCAGAGGCAGGTTGGCTTCAGATAGGGTAACTAAATGCGAATGGGACCAAGTCTTTTGACCTTTTTGGTTTTGGATTAGTTTATAATATCCACAGAGGGTGAAGATGAACATTGTCCCACTTGAATATGATCATTGAATTTTGAAGAACTGAACTCTTTTCAATTAATAATATTGGAAAGTTTAGCCCCATTAAAAGACAGCGATTTGAAGTGCTTTGAATATCTCACATGAAGACGAAAAATAGTTCAATTCTTTCAATAGATTAGAGAAagttctatttaaaaaaaaaatggtggaCCCAGCAACCTGTCTTGCTGGCTACGCTTGCCTGTAAAGATCGATAATTTAGTCCACAAGCAGTGATCTGGAAATATGTAAGTGAATTTCATAAGAGTAAGTTCGCACTTGTTCTCGATTCAGAGCAATTTTCCTGTAAAGGAATAGGTGTCCATGTCACTGGCACAAACAGGATCACAAAAAGTGACGTTTCAATCATATTTAAATGTCGCACATGAATAAAGCAACCCCAAAAGCCAGCACACACATGTTCACGCTATAAAAGTGAACAAGCCTAGGCAACTAGCCTCAAACCCTTGCCAAGAAAGCAACCATTTGTGTACACACATGAACATCATGTAACTGGATTTGAATTCTACACTACAGAGCAGGTGAAATCCTTATCCTATTAAGATTTGTGCTGTTGAAATCCCCTGCTCAAGAAGACACGGACTAGTTGTTGAGCGGGCAGGGGGTACAGGAAAGGAATTGCTGCGTCCTTGGGAAGGTTTGGTAATTTGGGCAATTAAGGATTCGGGACAGGGGCAAATGGGAGGGATGGCAACTCATGCCTAGGCAAAGACTGGCAATTCTGGCTTCGGAAGCACAAAAGCCATGGGTAGGGTCAAGGCCAAAAGATGCCGGGAtggaaatttattttatttttttgacaaTTGGTAGGTGAGGGGCAGGAGCCTAGTGTTCTAACTGTTTCATCTCTCCTTTCACATAAAAATCATACGCGGCTAGGAGAGAGCAGTTTtaggtttaaattaaaaaattgaaccgaattgagTTAATTTGATTCAATTGATTTGAATTTAAAACTCTATCGATTcggtttaatttataatttttgataatttcggttaatcgatttggttcgattattttcataaaaaatcaaaaaaacctgaaccgaaccaaaattattaatatatatatcaaggaaattaaaaaaaaccgaaccgaaccctaAGATTTAGGTTTGATCAGTTTAAAACAGAACCGAACCCAATTGAAAatcaaatactcaatttataaatttcagtTTGATCGATTTAAAATAGAACTGAATCGATATTTATCTGTttggtttgattcaattttttcttattaattaatttagtttgatttttaaatttttaatttttgattttatcGATTCAGTTCGATTACTGAATCGAACAGTTTGCACACTCCTATACGTAGCGTACTAGAGCTAAGCATTATTTAAtctaaattgaataaattaaatcaaattattttagtttaataataatttaatataatttttataataatttattttagtttaattttaatttttaaaaattttaattatttcaatttagtttaattttaaaataaaaaaattcaatccaATTTAATCGAACAGAATATTTCTAAACTCAACGTTTTGCCCTAGGTTGCCCAGTGTGTaaactaatttttccctcaacgTCGCCCTTCTGTCTCTCCATCCTGTTTGTGCCCATCTGCCATTTTTCCTCCGCCGTTCTTCTTtccctcttcctcttcttcttcttcttctccttctcgtTTGTCCCTCGCCAACCTGACAACACCCTGGAACCCTTACAACCTCGATTGTCACATTGCCACACCCACCCATTGCGACCACGCTCTACCTCTTGTCTTGCCTGCAGCCCTCCGCGACTTCCACGACAACCTCACCTGCTATAGGCTGTCAAATCCGAGTCCATCATTGCAGCAAGTCAGCAACGCAGCCCATCCAAGATGCATGTTTGgtttagatatttattttattttagtttcgaTTTGTCATTTTAGGTTTTGGGTTTTTTTAATTGAACTTTTTGTTGCTAATATTTTGTAATTGTAGATCTAAATTTctgttattatttttttagttgTACATATGCTATtttgaaatttcttcttcttcttgaaattgtgaatttgagaagaaattaataaatttgcTTCTTCCTCTGCATGAATGtattttaaatatgaaattatCAATGGTGAATCTAAACTGTGGATTGTTCTTGAATTGTGTGAATATGTAATTCGCTGTGAATTGTTCTTGAGTTATGCATAGAAACCAAATTACCTATTCCAATTAACGGTAGATATTTCTgtttgattcaatttaattatttgtGTAGTTCAATTTTATACTGAACCAACCGTGTGCTCAACCCTAGGCACACACAGCGGCCATAAATTGGCTGCAATATGTATCCAGGTCGAGTGAAGTAATGTCCATCTACTTGACCATTTCACGTTTTCGAGAGCCGATGGATTACCCAACAAATTCTGATTTTAATACTCTTATTAACAAACACAATCGCATTGTCACAAGCAAAGAATAACAATAGGTGGTCATATAAAACATAGAAACTAGTACAAGTAGCGTCTGTTTATTTAGAAATTATACACTATTACATGTATACCTATTAAATGAATACATATTATATCAAATGGCAACTGGCAAGCCAATAAGAGAATTATATatgcaattgatttttttttttttaaaaaaaaaactgccTGGCAATTCTTATGGACGTTCCAGAAGGGATCTTTTCATCTTTCACGTACTAACTTAAACAAATGACAATCCAGTAGCACATAACATTAAAAATGTTAGAATAATTGGCAAAGCAAAGCTACTAATACAAGGCTCAAACTGAAGTATATTATTATGGTAATTTATAAAACGATAAATtgaagcaaataaaaataataacaaaaaggTAGGTGGAAGACCGCCATCTCATATTCGAGCAACATAAGAATTGGCCTGTGTGACATATCTCACCCATCGATAAGGGTTATAGGTATTAGACTTCTTTGCTATCTGCAAGTATTTCACCTGCGTCAAAAAACCATAATAAAGAATTAGATGTGTCTTCAAAGGCAATCAAAGGAGTTAAGTTAGAAGTTAAAGAATgcactattttattttatttattaattattattgttattttgaACGATGCACTTAGTTTAACTGATGGCGTAGGCAACTTATTTCAAACGACAATCGACCCACTACGTGTGCATAAAGCGTCCTTGAAAACCATACAGTACAAACAACCCTGGGCGTTGCAAGGAGATGACAGGCAATCAACTATTTCCCCAAAGAATATTTCAGGATGAGAAATGGAATATTGATCAGAGATTGGACAGAAATAGATGCTATCTTTGGAATAAATTTGTGTGGGTCACTTTCCTTCACGCAAAAATTATTTGTGATGGAAGGAAGGAGAAAAGGACTAATGGGGATACCTCTTCTAATTCGTGTCTGACAGTTTAAACATGATATATAATACCTGTTCCAGGTAAATGTTGTGAAGTGACTACCCGAACTTGGTCATCCTGACCTGGCCAGTGACCACTCAACTCAAGGCAATGGCCCAGCAAACAATAAAGTGGGTGGGAACAAACGTAGCTAAgggtataatataaattaaggtGGCCTATGAATAACAGAAGTCTAAACTTCAACCATTTCATAATTTTGCTAGCATGTGCATTCAATTCCCAGAAGGAATGATAGCAGGCAAAGTTAACGGTTCACCTGAAGCCTAGAAGCATTGTACATTGGTATTGTGAATGTCATGCTAACGGGTCCTGCCTCCTTCGTGATATTCCCTGCACCAAGCAACAAAAATTTTGATTGGGCACCATATGAAATGAAACATTGCAAATTGAAGCATGGTTTCATTGCAAATGATTGATAATTCATACCATGCAACTCCTGTGAAAATGTCAGCTTTGCGCGTAATGTATGTTCAGATCCACCAACAATCTATTGCACATTTGCACATGTAAGTTAAATATTACTTAACTAATGCATAATAACTAACCGCACTAAAAGGGCAAACTTTATGGAACTCCAAGGTATATTTAAGAAATTCTCACCTTCTTTAGTCCCCATTCAAGTCTCTTATTTGCTTCCTTAAAATCTGTTGTTTGCCCAATTGCTCCAGGTTCCAACTCAAAAGTAGCTCTACAAATGACCGACAGAAAATTTAATCAGAAACAATTACGGTATTTTACATAGAAACAAATTATCTGGACAACCGCCATCAGTATGATCTCTCTCTGTTGACTCACCTAAAAGTAAGGAAAAACTACCTTTTCCAAATAATTTTAAGTTTAACATGCTAAATGCTGAATGCAGCTTGACCAACGCACAGGTCCGCCTCTTCTTATATGGTTTAATGAACTATCTACAAGGATCCTGCAAAGTCTACCAATCTTCCAATAATTCCTTACAACCTAGTAGCCTTCTTTAACAAAAAGCAGTAACTAGTCATTGATTCATTGCTTAAAAGGCAAACACGAGTCTGCTATCCCTTTAAAATGAGCTTCCAAGTATGTCTACCATCTCCCCTCAATTCAAGTACTTGAAAAGTTCCTAATAATTATATGTTTGCTTATTGTGAGTCATGCAAACGACTGGTCACATTTTAGAACAGTTTCTCTTTGACATTTTCCATTTGAAAAAAGGTTAACCAAGCTTGTCCAGAATTTCTATTTTAGCATCCCGATGACAAATTTGCAGCACTACTAGAAAACATGCTTTAAACCACAAgatcataaaatataattttgcaGAAATGCATTATTAAGCAAGTTCCAAAACATGTGCAAAGGATGTTGTCTGCTTACCTCACCAAAAAGAGAATGCATAGGATCATACCTGGTAGTATATTTTGGCAACGGCATCTGTACAGCAATTGTGTTTGCAGTAATGCTTGAGGGGAACTCGGCCGATATTTTAAGAATCACCTCAGCCTGTATGCACCAGCAAATACAGGGAACAGCATGGTTATACAAGATACATAAAAATGGTGATGAGCAATATAACTTCAAACTATTTCTGTATGATAATTTAGTTATATTTGACCATCATACACCAGCAAAAGCAATGTGATAAAAACAGAAAATGCTAGGAGCATCATGTCTCATGCCCAAGACAGATATTGTAATGTCATAATAAACGGTTAATTTTCTTTCTCAGCCATTTACATTATCCAGTATAGCTACAACGAGTAAGATAGCGTTCACCTTGACGGCTCCTGCTTCCTCAATCAAAGTATTAATGCGGAAAGGAGGTTTGAATTCCTGGGTTAAACGATAATTCATGACAGGAAATTCACCATCTGGGGGTACCTGAAAAGCATATAATTGCCTATACAATGAGCAAGAGAGAGAAATCGGATCTCTTAATTAACAAATATTTTTCAGGCTTGTATTGTTTGAATTTCACTCACCAGAGTTAATGTTCTATCCAGATCAAAACTATCAAGACGTACAGATTCATGAAAATTACAATCATCAAGTATCACTGCTCCTGACCCATATGAACTCCTATAATCTGTAATAGCAAGCAACAAACATTgagacttatatatatatatatatatatatattaaggctCATATTTGTTAGAGAATAATTTACTGTTCCTTAAGAGGCCCTCAGTGAAGGGAAGGAGCTCCGCAACGGGCAGCATGCAGTTTGTGGATGATTATGATACGGTGTTGGTAGTCTTGAGCATTTTATATCATTGGAGGTGGTTGTGTAAATCCTATTTGTATAAAGAATCCTAAGTGTATAGGGATTGGTCAATATAGATAGGGCTGCAATATTCTTCAGTAGTGAAAAAGCAGGGAGTTGTCGGTGGATGTAGGTACACTTGTTGAACTTCGTAAAATCTTGTGTTCGCTTTTCTCTCACTATTTTCTAATGTGAATGAGTTCATGGGTatttttttctatatatatatatatatatagagagagagagagagagagagagagagagagagagatttgaccaaaaattaaaaaaagtagCTTCAAAGAttcaaatccaaaaattttaaaaagtagcTTCAAAGATATTCATCAATATCATGGTTATCATAAACACCCTCACacaaagaaagaaagataaagaaaAAGGGGAAATAATCCTTTTGACTGAAATTCAAGAAAATACTTTCATTGGGTAACCAAATTTATAATCAGAGATTACATATCCATTTAGTGATTCGAAAAGTTGCCATTTATAAGTAATGTGGTTTTTCCACATCCTAAAACCTTGATGTGTACTCATCGTACTGGTCAAAAAATGCACTTGGCAAAGCCACATAATCATGATATGTTAATTTTTTGGGGTAATCACACATGTATTGTATGGTGTAATAGTCACacaaagaaagaaagataaagaaaAAGGGGAAATAATCCTTTTGACTGAAATTCAAGAAAATACTTTCATTGGGTAACCAAATTTATAATCAGAGATTACATATCCATTTAGTGACTGGAAAAGTTGCCATTTATAAGTAATGTGGTTTTTCCACATCCTAAAACCTTAATGTGTACTCATCGTACTAGTCCAAAAATGCTCTTGGCAAAGCCACATAATCATGATATGTTAATTTTTTGGGGTAATCACACATGTATTGTATGGTGTAATAGTCAGAAAACTTGAAATATACCGTAGACTGATCTTCCACTGCCTCTTCCTATGCTCAAGTCTTCATTAAGGGCTAACCGAATTTCTGGATTTCCAGTGAGATAACTCTTCATTTGAATGGTGCCATCAATTTCAGATGTCAGTATATAACCCTGTTTGTAGAAATAACATTGATAACAAATGGGTTAATGTGGATGAAACAagtattttcaaatttcattgaaCAAACAAATCAGTGGACTTGGCAAAAGACCATAAATGGGTTCCATGAAAATCAAGAATCATTACAATTCAATGTAACATGAAGAGATTTATTGATCACACATGAAATTCCAACCAAATCTTGTTAAGTGTTAACCAGTTGATCCAGTGAATATCTGCAACTGCATTGCTGCAGAAAATGTTAATGCAATTTGCCAATTGAATGTGTGCAAGATTTGGGGGAAAATAAACTAAAATCTAGTTGTATATTTCAATATAATTAACTGGAAGTATATGGATATGACAAGGTATCAACAAAAACAAGAGGTAACTAGGATTGAAATGTCACCTGATTTTCTTAAATAACCAATACTTACACTAGAGCTGAATGTGACACTGATTTTCTCGATTATATCCACAAATATTTCCTCCCTCTTCCTACCTCCAGGCTCATTCGCCACTACAGATTTTGTTACAGCTGTACCCGGCATCCTTTTTGTCCCTTGCTGCATTCATCCAAAGTCAAATCAATTGCAAGATAGGTACTAACAACAATCAATATTAGCCAAGTATTATCTAATTTAAGTGAGGATAAAAAGATCACATCATACCATAAAAATAGCAGCAGGGTTCAGAGGCTGCAAGCGGCCAGCATCAACCACAATTGGCTCATTAAAAACATAGGACTTCAACAATTCCGTGGACGTGGTTTGTACATAGCCAAAATCCTGGAACAAGAACACAATTGCAAGTCTTACTAAAAACTTCCCCAATAGTTATACTTCCCAAGTAAAATGTCAAAATTTCATGGAAAGCACTTCTATTACTTCTATACATGCAAAAAGTAAATATTAATGTTTGCCAAAAATTCAAATTGATTAATACAAGGTACAGCATGATGCAAGAGCTACATAAAACCCACTAATGAGTCATTTTGAATTTTTGCAATGAGCTCTGAAGAGAATATAAATGTCATCAAATGACAATTGAAGGAGAGAAAAATGGCCTCTTTAACTGCATGAATATAATAGAAGTGTTGAAAGAAAATATTATAATTTCTAAAGTCAACAGCAAGGATGAAGAACTAGAAAGAGTATTCAGAAACACAAGCCTGAGAATCAGATAAAGTACAATTGATTTTCAAACATTTCAATCTAATGGTACAGTTTACAAATGAAGCGCAGAAAAATTCACATGGCACAAGAAAGGATAGATATCATGATAAGAAAACTTACTATCACTTCATCAAGCAATTCATATACGAGCACAAAGTTTTTCCGCAAGGAATCTTCATTGAGAATTCCAAGGTAATCTTTGATAACACGAGCAATCCTTTGCAAGAGTTCCAAGACCAGAGAAGGTGACACATTAACTCTTGTGGTTGCAACAAATAATAATCCAACAACCTTTACGTGAAAATAGTTCACCCCATCCACATTCTATTGATagaacaaaaatataaaaaaggaCATTAGCTTACAGCCCCAAATAAATGATATTGGCCAGCATATTCAATGAAAAATAATCTAGAAACTGCATCAAAAAATAAGTTAAAAGCACAattatattgataagaaaaaattaataatagCCATCATGTAGAAAAAAATAATGCATTCAAATACATTATAAACGTTTAGAAGGCTATGGTGCAAAAATAGATGCCAAATGCACTAGATAAATTGTCAAGAGGCTATACGGCCAATATTCTAAAACTTTTATCATTGTGAGAACGCCCTCAATTCCACTTAATCATTACAAACTATTTTTAAGGAAGAAACCTTTAGAATGATCAAGAGGGAAAAACTCTTAGAGGGATATAACTTAGCTAACAAATATAAATTGTTGCGATATCTCACAAAAGGCAGCTAGAATAAAATGAAATATGATTCTATCCATATTACAGAACGCATGAAATTCAGTAACAATTAACAAATAAGGCACAAATTCTTCCCCATAATATAATCCTAGCATGAAAATGGATATGAAACTACACTTATCCAGGAACATAATACCTACAAAGACAGGCGGCGCCTCTTCTTGTCCATCCTCCTTCCAGAACTTCACTTTACGGAAAAATATTTCTGCACTTCCTTTTGGTACTTCACCGCGATCTGCAGTGCAATTACCATAGCTATAAAATCAATACAAAGAAAACTCAAGTCTGAAATTCCAACACATATAAGCTCACTCTCCTCCATTAGCCAATACCTAAAACGAAATCCAACCTAACTCTATTGAAATGTTTTAGATCAGAAAGTAAATTTTAAAGCTAGTCGCTGGATCTGTGGCGTCTAAAGTAAAACTCCACTAGTTTTGAATATTAACGATGCTAGTCTATGAAATTTTGAACAGAATTATATAAGATTAGGCAAGGTTTATGATAGATCCGTCAATACAATAAGGGAGAAAACGAAGAAAGAGAGCTTACAGTCGCGAAAGACAATATTATCGCCTCGCTGGGATAGCACAAAGAACTGAGAGATCATGATTTCTcagcttcttcttcctcttcccttTGTTCTCTGAATCTGCGTCTTTGTAAACTAGGCTTGGACGATTTTTCCTTGTTCGCCTGGACTTTAAAGTGTTGGACACTGTTCTGTGTCGAATAAAGTTCAATTTCCTCCCCCAGGAAAGGTTCaattttaacttaattttaattttttatttaatttaatttaaaatttttaatttatatttaatttaacctAAG
Proteins encoded:
- the LOC110637137 gene encoding AP-4 complex subunit mu, with amino-acid sequence MISQFFVLSQRGDNIVFRDYRGEVPKGSAEIFFRKVKFWKEDGQEEAPPVFNVDGVNYFHVKVVGLLFVATTRVNVSPSLVLELLQRIARVIKDYLGILNEDSLRKNFVLVYELLDEVIDFGYVQTTSTELLKSYVFNEPIVVDAGRLQPLNPAAIFMQGTKRMPGTAVTKSVVANEPGGRKREEIFVDIIEKISVTFSSSGYILTSEIDGTIQMKSYLTGNPEIRLALNEDLSIGRGSGRSVYDYRSSYGSGAVILDDCNFHESVRLDSFDLDRTLTLVPPDGEFPVMNYRLTQEFKPPFRINTLIEEAGAVKAEVILKISAEFPSSITANTIAVQMPLPKYTTRATFELEPGAIGQTTDFKEANKRLEWGLKKIVGGSEHTLRAKLTFSQELHGNITKEAGPVSMTFTIPMYNASRLQVKYLQIAKKSNTYNPYRWVRYVTQANSYVARI